In one window of Halalkalicoccus subterraneus DNA:
- the glmU gene encoding bifunctional sugar-1-phosphate nucleotidylyltransferase/acetyltransferase — MQTVILAAGQGTRLRPLSESVPKPMLPVAGRPIAAHVADAAVAGGADELIFVTGYMGEVVEEYFGETYQGVPVSYATQEEQLGTAHAVRAAREHIDEAFAVLNGDNLYDPESIAELFANGPAIGVFEVANPSNYGVLSTEGGRVTDIIEKPDDPPTNLANAGVYLFPAEARAFLDVPMSERGEHELTDVLARVIEDHDVTPIELERWMDVGRPWELLEANELLLGEETGRIDGDVDPNATIEGEVVIEEGATVESGVTIEGPAYIGSGCEIGPNAYVRGATLLEGDVHIGQAVEIKNSVIMRDTNVPHLSYVGDSVLGRGVNFGAGTNVANLRHDGEDVKLTVKGERTSTGRRKFGVVVGHGAKTAINTSLAPGVTLTGDATTTPGESVLRDR; from the coding sequence ATGCAAACCGTAATTCTCGCGGCGGGCCAAGGGACCCGCCTTCGGCCCCTTTCCGAATCCGTTCCGAAACCGATGCTACCGGTCGCCGGCCGTCCCATCGCCGCCCACGTCGCCGACGCGGCGGTCGCCGGCGGCGCCGACGAGCTGATCTTCGTCACCGGCTACATGGGCGAGGTCGTCGAGGAATACTTCGGCGAGACCTATCAAGGGGTGCCGGTCAGCTACGCCACCCAGGAGGAGCAGCTGGGAACGGCCCACGCCGTCCGGGCGGCGCGTGAACACATCGACGAGGCCTTTGCCGTCCTCAACGGCGACAACCTCTACGATCCCGAGAGTATCGCCGAGCTGTTCGCGAACGGGCCGGCCATCGGCGTCTTCGAGGTCGCAAATCCCTCGAACTACGGCGTGCTCTCGACCGAGGGCGGCCGAGTGACCGACATCATCGAGAAACCCGACGACCCGCCGACGAACCTCGCGAACGCCGGCGTCTATCTCTTTCCCGCCGAGGCGCGGGCGTTCCTCGACGTTCCGATGAGCGAACGGGGCGAACACGAACTCACCGACGTGCTCGCACGCGTCATCGAGGACCACGACGTCACGCCCATCGAACTCGAACGCTGGATGGACGTCGGTCGCCCGTGGGAGCTTCTGGAGGCGAACGAGCTCCTGCTGGGCGAGGAAACCGGGCGAATCGACGGCGACGTCGATCCCAACGCCACGATCGAAGGAGAAGTCGTGATCGAGGAGGGCGCCACCGTCGAGTCGGGCGTGACGATCGAGGGACCCGCCTACATCGGTTCCGGTTGTGAGATCGGCCCGAACGCCTACGTCCGCGGGGCGACGCTGCTCGAAGGGGACGTCCACATCGGACAGGCAGTCGAGATCAAAAACAGCGTGATCATGCGCGATACGAACGTCCCGCACCTCTCCTACGTCGGCGACAGCGTTCTGGGCCGCGGGGTGAACTTCGGCGCGGGGACGAACGTCGCGAACTTGCGCCACGACGGCGAGGACGTGAAACTCACCGTCAAGGGCGAGCGGACCTCGACCGGGCGGCGCAAGTTCGGCGTCGTCGTCGGTCACGGCGCGAAGACGGCGATCAACACGAGCCTCGCACCCGGCGTGACCCTCACGGGGGACGCGACGACGACGCCGGGCGAATCGGTCCTCCGGGATCGATAG
- the glmM gene encoding phosphoglucosamine mutase yields MGLFGTSGIRGPVGEVVTGELALSVGRAVATGDVDRIVVGRDPRESGEWLLEAASAGARECGADVLDAGLVATPTLARAVGREGADAGIVVTASHNPPEDNGLKLWNPSGQAFDAAQAERIESRIEAGEFELGGWDDGGERTVLEDAKDRHVEELVEAVGGPGSLEGLSVVVDLGNGAGGVTVTALERLGCDVEAMNAEPDGSFPNRPSEPTAENCEALCERVAETDADLGIAHDGDADRMMAVDERGRFVPKDVLLALFAREAAREGTRVAVPVDTSLVVEDELAKIGASVTHTKVGDVHVAERATEPDVVFGGEPSGAWIWPDETLCPDGPLAACKLAATVTKTPLSERVDGVVSPHLRRDNIETEHKAAVMERVAATVPETYPDADLLTIDGVRVGFEDGWFLLRASGTQPLVRLTAESREEERAEELREIALELVEEAQRSV; encoded by the coding sequence ATGGGTCTCTTTGGAACGAGCGGAATTCGCGGTCCGGTCGGCGAAGTCGTAACGGGCGAACTCGCGCTCTCGGTCGGCCGGGCGGTCGCCACGGGAGACGTAGACCGGATCGTCGTCGGACGCGACCCCCGCGAGAGCGGCGAATGGCTGCTCGAGGCCGCCAGCGCCGGGGCGCGAGAGTGCGGCGCCGACGTTCTGGATGCGGGACTGGTCGCGACCCCGACGCTCGCGCGGGCGGTCGGTCGCGAGGGGGCCGACGCCGGGATCGTCGTAACGGCGTCGCACAACCCGCCCGAAGACAACGGACTCAAGCTCTGGAACCCCTCGGGCCAGGCGTTCGACGCCGCACAGGCCGAGCGGATCGAATCGCGCATTGAGGCGGGCGAGTTCGAACTCGGCGGGTGGGACGACGGCGGGGAGAGAACTGTCCTCGAGGACGCGAAGGACCGTCACGTCGAGGAGCTCGTCGAGGCGGTCGGCGGACCCGGTTCGCTCGAGGGACTCTCGGTCGTCGTCGACTTGGGCAACGGCGCGGGCGGCGTTACCGTCACCGCGCTCGAACGCCTCGGCTGCGACGTCGAGGCGATGAACGCCGAGCCCGACGGCAGTTTTCCCAACCGACCCTCCGAGCCGACCGCGGAGAACTGCGAGGCGCTCTGTGAGCGCGTCGCCGAAACCGACGCCGACCTCGGGATCGCCCACGACGGCGACGCCGACCGGATGATGGCAGTCGACGAACGAGGACGGTTCGTTCCGAAGGACGTGCTGCTCGCGCTGTTCGCGCGCGAGGCCGCACGCGAGGGAACGCGCGTTGCGGTCCCGGTCGATACGAGCCTCGTCGTCGAGGACGAACTCGCGAAGATCGGCGCGTCGGTCACCCACACCAAGGTGGGTGACGTCCACGTCGCCGAACGCGCGACCGAGCCAGACGTGGTCTTCGGCGGCGAGCCCAGCGGGGCATGGATCTGGCCCGATGAGACGCTCTGTCCTGACGGCCCGCTCGCGGCCTGCAAACTCGCGGCCACAGTGACGAAGACGCCGCTCTCCGAGCGCGTCGACGGCGTCGTCTCGCCGCATCTCCGTCGCGACAACATCGAGACCGAGCACAAGGCGGCGGTGATGGAGCGCGTCGCGGCGACGGTTCCCGAGACCTACCCCGACGCCGACCTGCTCACGATCGACGGGGTGCGCGTCGGGTTCGAGGACGGCTGGTTCCTGCTCCGGGCGAGCGGGACCCAGCCGCTGGTTCGCCTCACCGCCGAATCCCGAGAGGAAGAACGCGCCGAGGAGCTCCGCGAGATCGCGCTCGAACTCGTCGAGGAGGCCCAACGGAGCGTGTGA
- a CDS encoding DUF420 domain-containing protein, with translation MATATVQRRAKDRPLAAALLLTAVGYGLVIGTFAGVVPLYPDIGEAGVDLLSHSIAVVNAVATISLALGWYWIRKGEVGKHRTAMILSFVLIVLFLLLYLPKVGGGGEKHFVLASQYGWVPLVEWIGTAYILMLAIHIVLSILAVPLVVYALVLGITHTPTELRETRHAMVGRVAAGTWILSLTLGVLTYVLLNHLYAAEFVPA, from the coding sequence ATGGCGACGGCAACCGTACAGCGACGGGCGAAAGATCGGCCACTGGCCGCGGCGCTGTTGCTTACGGCGGTCGGATACGGACTCGTTATCGGAACGTTCGCCGGTGTCGTACCGCTCTATCCGGACATCGGTGAAGCCGGGGTCGATCTGCTTTCACACTCTATCGCGGTGGTAAACGCGGTCGCAACGATCTCGCTCGCGCTGGGATGGTACTGGATCCGGAAGGGAGAGGTGGGAAAACACCGAACGGCGATGATACTGTCGTTCGTACTGATCGTCCTGTTTCTCCTGTTGTACCTCCCGAAGGTCGGCGGTGGCGGGGAGAAACACTTCGTCCTCGCCAGCCAGTACGGCTGGGTGCCACTCGTAGAGTGGATCGGGACGGCCTACATCCTGATGCTCGCGATCCACATCGTTCTCTCGATCCTCGCGGTGCCGTTGGTCGTCTACGCGCTCGTCCTCGGCATCACACACACCCCGACCGAACTGCGCGAGACGCGCCACGCGATGGTCGGCCGGGTCGCCGCCGGGACGTGGATCCTGAGTCTCACCCTCGGCGTACTCACATACGTCCTGCTCAATCACCTCTACGCCGCGGAGTTCGTACCGGCCTAA
- a CDS encoding pro-sigmaK processing inhibitor BofA family protein: MVTGLEIAVLVAVLVLLLGSYRVIHTVRPFIVNAVVGLVVLLLASTFGFGVEITPIVLVIVAIGGVPGALLVVLLAYVGLAFSPIVVSSLLLAV; encoded by the coding sequence ATGGTTACCGGTCTCGAAATCGCGGTGCTCGTCGCGGTTCTCGTCCTTCTGTTGGGGTCCTACCGTGTGATACACACCGTCCGACCCTTCATCGTCAACGCGGTCGTTGGACTCGTTGTCCTCCTTCTCGCGTCGACGTTCGGCTTCGGCGTCGAGATCACCCCTATCGTGCTCGTGATCGTCGCGATCGGGGGCGTTCCGGGGGCGCTGTTGGTCGTCCTGCTCGCGTACGTGGGACTTGCCTTCTCCCCGATCGTCGTATCGTCGCTTCTCCTTGCCGTATAA
- a CDS encoding DEAD/DEAH box helicase, with translation MSTQRQRVGTLFLHGTGDDYLAVPIRDDERLFQAVLELKETNAGPRPGKFRIKRDSTQEPRSPEEFVEFARGADRIRISEQTSRAGREELREMLSGYQLDARVVRTCRLCAAAGRYSPITEETAIETGREQICPDCAFVELERELSYAGGVTGAAEERLKDLLLEVQDLERITNLLQGQLDPDLTKFDEISATTDEVDPVPVSSLDLHPELQGLVEGRFDDLLPVQSLAVENGLFEQQDQLVVSATATGKTLVGEMTGIDRVLRGDGKLLFLVPLVALANQKHEDFKDTYGDLVNVTLRVGASRVRDDGNRFDPNADVIVGTYEGIDHALRTGRDLGDIGSVVIDEVHTLKEDGRGHRLDGLIARLKDYCEQRAGKRTGYGGAQWIYLSATVGNPEWLARKLEARLIEFEERPIPIERHLTFADGAEKPRIENRLVKREFDRESSKGYQGQTIIFTNSRRRCHEISRKIEYNAAPYHAGLDYGRRKKVERMFAEQELSAVVTTAALAAGVDFPASQVIFDTLAMGIEWLSVQEFHQMLGRAGRPDYHDRGTVYLLVEPDCAYHNSMEGTEDEVAFTLLKDEMEPVRTHYDESAAIEETLANVTVGGKRAKSLNDRMIGEIPTTHAIGKLLEYGFIDGLSPTPLGRAVTRHFLAPDEAFKILDGIRKGHDPLDIVAEMELHDEEG, from the coding sequence GTGTCAACGCAGCGCCAGCGGGTCGGAACGCTCTTCCTCCACGGGACCGGCGACGACTACCTCGCCGTTCCCATCCGGGACGACGAGCGGCTGTTTCAGGCAGTCCTCGAACTCAAGGAGACGAACGCGGGCCCGCGACCCGGGAAGTTCCGCATCAAGCGCGACTCGACCCAAGAGCCACGCAGCCCCGAGGAGTTCGTCGAGTTCGCGCGCGGAGCCGACCGGATCCGCATCTCAGAGCAGACCTCCCGGGCGGGCCGCGAGGAGCTCCGGGAGATGCTCTCCGGGTACCAGCTCGACGCGCGTGTCGTGCGGACCTGTCGGCTCTGTGCGGCGGCGGGGCGGTATTCGCCGATCACCGAGGAGACCGCGATCGAAACCGGACGCGAGCAGATCTGCCCGGACTGTGCGTTCGTCGAACTCGAACGCGAACTCTCCTATGCGGGCGGGGTGACGGGTGCGGCCGAGGAGCGACTGAAGGACCTGCTGCTCGAAGTCCAGGACCTAGAGCGGATCACGAACCTCCTGCAGGGCCAGCTCGATCCCGACCTCACGAAGTTCGACGAAATCAGCGCGACGACCGACGAGGTCGATCCCGTCCCCGTCTCCTCGCTGGACCTCCACCCGGAGCTACAGGGTTTAGTGGAGGGGCGGTTCGACGACCTCCTGCCGGTCCAAAGCCTCGCCGTCGAGAACGGACTGTTCGAACAGCAAGACCAGCTCGTCGTCTCGGCGACGGCCACCGGCAAGACGCTTGTCGGGGAGATGACCGGGATCGACCGGGTGCTCCGGGGCGACGGGAAGCTGCTCTTTCTCGTTCCCCTGGTAGCGCTCGCGAACCAGAAACACGAGGACTTCAAAGACACCTACGGCGACCTCGTAAACGTCACCCTCCGCGTGGGTGCAAGCCGCGTCCGGGACGACGGCAACCGGTTCGACCCGAACGCGGACGTGATCGTCGGGACCTACGAGGGGATCGACCACGCGCTGCGGACGGGGCGGGATCTCGGCGATATCGGGTCGGTCGTCATCGACGAGGTCCACACCCTAAAGGAGGACGGACGGGGCCACCGCCTCGACGGGCTGATCGCCCGGCTGAAGGACTACTGTGAGCAGCGCGCGGGCAAACGGACGGGCTATGGCGGTGCACAGTGGATCTACCTCTCGGCGACCGTCGGCAACCCCGAATGGCTCGCCCGAAAGCTCGAGGCCCGACTGATCGAGTTCGAAGAGCGGCCCATCCCGATCGAGCGCCACCTCACCTTCGCCGACGGCGCCGAGAAACCGCGCATCGAGAACCGCCTGGTCAAACGCGAGTTCGACCGCGAGTCCTCGAAAGGCTATCAGGGTCAGACGATCATCTTCACCAACTCCCGGCGGCGCTGTCACGAGATCAGCCGGAAGATCGAGTACAACGCCGCACCGTACCACGCCGGGCTGGACTACGGCCGGCGCAAGAAGGTCGAGCGGATGTTCGCAGAGCAGGAACTATCGGCGGTCGTCACCACGGCGGCGCTCGCCGCGGGCGTGGACTTCCCAGCCTCACAGGTGATCTTCGATACGCTCGCGATGGGCATCGAGTGGCTCTCGGTCCAAGAGTTCCACCAGATGCTCGGCCGGGCGGGCCGGCCCGACTACCACGACCGCGGGACGGTCTATCTGTTGGTCGAACCCGACTGTGCGTACCACAACAGCATGGAGGGGACCGAGGACGAGGTCGCCTTCACTCTGTTGAAAGACGAGATGGAGCCGGTTCGCACCCACTACGACGAGTCGGCGGCCATCGAGGAGACGCTCGCGAACGTGACCGTCGGAGGAAAGCGCGCGAAGTCGCTCAACGACCGCATGATCGGCGAGATCCCGACCACCCACGCGATCGGCAAGCTACTGGAATACGGCTTCATCGATGGGCTCTCACCGACCCCGCTCGGACGGGCGGTGACGCGACACTTCCTCGCACCCGACGAGGCGTTCAAGATCCTCGACGGTATCAGGAAGGGCCACGACCCCCTCGACATCGTCGCCGAGATGGAGCTTCACGACGAAGAGGGCTGA
- a CDS encoding SLC13 family permease, producing the protein MAPNPLTLGIVVGTFGLLFVRRIGDVPLDRAVTAAVGAVAVVAIGAISPSEAFESVHIDTLLLLFGMMVHVEALSMSGFYRWVGSTLVARVGTVRQLVLGTLLVAAGLSTVALNDATVLLLTPVLVGTIDRLDIDPTGPLLAVVFGANVGSVATPLGNPQNAYILSRSGLTTGEFVAALAPLGAICLVVAAVPLVALTRNHRLVQPTTDSPEFDERWALFSGGFLLGTLGLLLAVPSVSPGVIAAGVAIVHIAILQALRRVPGTEVIDRIDWGILVLFAGMFVLVGSLSGTVVETVLGRLDGPLALAGGTFVLSNVVSNVPAVILLAETTAGERGWLLLAAVSTLAGNATPIGSAATLIVLESAARRGVSLSVVRLIAVGAPIALVTSGIAVGWLLVI; encoded by the coding sequence ATGGCCCCGAACCCGCTGACTCTCGGCATCGTCGTCGGGACGTTCGGACTGCTGTTCGTTCGGCGCATCGGCGACGTCCCGCTCGACCGGGCCGTGACGGCGGCAGTCGGTGCTGTCGCCGTCGTCGCGATCGGAGCGATTTCCCCTTCGGAAGCGTTCGAGAGCGTTCACATCGACACCCTGTTGTTGCTGTTCGGAATGATGGTCCACGTCGAGGCCCTATCGATGAGCGGGTTCTATCGGTGGGTCGGGTCGACACTGGTGGCGCGTGTGGGGACGGTTCGACAGCTGGTGCTCGGGACCTTGCTCGTCGCGGCAGGGCTATCGACCGTCGCGCTCAACGACGCCACCGTGTTGTTGCTGACGCCGGTTCTCGTCGGGACGATCGACCGCCTCGATATCGATCCGACGGGACCGCTGCTGGCCGTCGTCTTCGGGGCGAACGTCGGCAGCGTCGCGACCCCGCTGGGGAACCCCCAGAACGCCTACATCCTCAGCCGGAGCGGGTTGACGACCGGCGAGTTCGTCGCGGCGCTCGCCCCGCTGGGGGCCATCTGTCTCGTGGTGGCGGCCGTCCCGCTCGTGGCGCTCACCCGGAACCACCGGTTGGTACAGCCGACCACCGACTCGCCCGAGTTCGACGAGCGGTGGGCGCTGTTCAGCGGCGGGTTCCTGCTGGGAACGCTCGGGCTGTTGCTCGCCGTGCCATCGGTTTCCCCGGGCGTGATCGCCGCAGGGGTCGCCATCGTCCACATCGCGATCCTACAGGCCCTCAGGCGGGTCCCCGGTACCGAAGTCATCGATCGGATCGACTGGGGAATCCTCGTCCTGTTCGCTGGGATGTTCGTCCTCGTCGGATCGCTGTCGGGGACGGTCGTCGAGACCGTTCTCGGTCGGCTCGATGGTCCACTCGCCCTGGCGGGCGGGACGTTCGTCCTCTCGAACGTCGTGAGCAACGTCCCGGCGGTGATCCTGCTCGCGGAGACGACGGCCGGTGAGAGAGGATGGCTCCTGTTGGCGGCGGTCTCGACGCTCGCGGGCAACGCAACGCCCATCGGGAGCGCGGCGACCCTGATCGTCCTCGAGAGCGCCGCTCGGCGCGGCGTCTCGCTGTCGGTCGTCAGGTTGATCGCCGTCGGAGCGCCCATCGCGCTCGTGACGTCGGGGATCGCGGTGGGCTGGCTGCTCGTGATCTGA
- a CDS encoding universal stress protein, whose protein sequence is MASGTVAGNGTANGYRLVVAVGDPSYATQLVRTAVDLARANDGTVTVVTVVDKPRGSPFSVFSDERIRREFAGDRREILDRALSVADDSVPVDGQVVVGTDTARTLRSTARELDADVLLVGWHGRSRRDGLVLGSTVDALLRRAPCDVLVERIGATADGVEHVLLPVAGGPHLPLAASVAETIAAANDATVRVLAVVAPDATDDERETARAHIEGALDHLDGVETEADLGESDGIEDGVLDAVRASDLVVFGATRHGRVRRRLVGSIPQMVGRRSDRTVIIARRKLGSSIVDRLTARLR, encoded by the coding sequence ATGGCATCCGGTACAGTGGCGGGAAACGGAACGGCGAACGGTTATCGGCTGGTCGTCGCCGTCGGCGATCCGAGCTACGCGACCCAACTAGTCCGGACCGCCGTCGACCTCGCGCGCGCGAACGACGGGACCGTCACGGTCGTCACCGTCGTCGACAAGCCCCGCGGCTCGCCGTTTTCGGTCTTTTCGGACGAGCGGATCAGGCGCGAGTTCGCCGGCGACCGCCGCGAGATCCTCGACCGGGCGCTCTCGGTCGCGGACGACTCCGTCCCTGTCGACGGACAGGTCGTCGTCGGAACCGACACCGCCCGCACGCTCCGCTCGACCGCGCGCGAACTGGATGCCGACGTGCTGCTGGTCGGCTGGCACGGCCGATCCCGACGCGACGGACTCGTTCTCGGCTCAACCGTGGACGCGCTGCTTCGTCGCGCGCCCTGTGACGTGCTCGTTGAGCGGATCGGCGCCACCGCCGACGGCGTCGAACACGTGCTGTTGCCCGTTGCCGGCGGTCCACACCTCCCGCTGGCGGCGAGCGTCGCGGAGACGATCGCCGCCGCCAACGACGCGACGGTGCGCGTACTGGCGGTGGTCGCCCCCGACGCGACCGACGACGAACGCGAGACGGCCCGCGCCCACATCGAGGGGGCGCTCGACCACCTCGATGGCGTCGAAACGGAAGCCGATCTTGGGGAATCCGACGGGATCGAGGACGGTGTGCTCGACGCCGTGCGCGCCAGTGACCTCGTCGTGTTCGGTGCGACCCGCCACGGCCGGGTCCGTCGCCGGCTGGTCGGCTCGATCCCCCAGATGGTCGGGCGCCGCTCGGATCGAACCGTCATCATCGCCCGGCGAAAACTCGGCTCGTCGATCGTCGATCGACTCACGGCACGGCTCCGCTGA
- a CDS encoding M50 family metallopeptidase, with product MFKSFRIGSLFGIPIKLDVSFLLILPIFAWLIGAQIETLVGPLNAVFGTGLDGAALTTGSRSWFLGLAAAIGLFVGVILHELGHSLVAIRYGFPIDSITLWIFGGLAQLSDQPEDWKQEFLIAIAGPIVSVLVGAASYLLLFVVPTSLDGVVFVLAYLALLNIALAGFNMLPAFPMDGGRVLRALLARTRPFARATQIAAEVGKFFALLMGLFGLLQFNVILIGIAFFIYIGASGEAQQTVMNAAFEGVRVDDIMTRGEDVHTVSPDTSIAELLERMFSQRHTGYPVMENDRLVGLVTLSDARGVDAVERDAFTVEDVMTRDLEVIDPDAEAMEALQRMQQNRIGRLLVIENGELVGLISRTDLMTALNIIKSSGSIETAKRAADERGPDHDQPPQPDSSGSDRQWER from the coding sequence ATGTTCAAGAGCTTCCGGATCGGATCACTTTTCGGGATCCCTATCAAGTTGGACGTCTCTTTTCTGCTGATCCTTCCGATCTTCGCGTGGCTGATCGGCGCGCAGATCGAGACGCTCGTGGGCCCGCTTAACGCCGTCTTCGGGACGGGTCTCGATGGCGCGGCGCTTACGACCGGCTCCCGATCGTGGTTCCTCGGCCTGGCGGCCGCCATCGGCCTGTTCGTCGGCGTCATCCTCCACGAACTCGGCCACTCGCTCGTCGCGATTCGTTACGGGTTTCCCATCGACTCGATCACGCTGTGGATCTTCGGCGGCTTGGCCCAACTCAGCGATCAGCCCGAGGACTGGAAACAGGAGTTCCTCATCGCCATCGCCGGACCGATCGTCAGCGTTCTCGTCGGTGCTGCCTCGTATCTGCTGTTGTTCGTCGTCCCCACGAGCCTCGACGGCGTCGTCTTCGTGCTGGCTTACTTGGCACTGCTCAACATCGCGCTTGCGGGGTTCAACATGCTTCCGGCCTTCCCGATGGACGGCGGGCGCGTCCTGCGGGCACTGCTCGCACGGACTCGCCCCTTCGCGCGCGCGACCCAGATCGCCGCCGAGGTCGGCAAATTCTTCGCGCTGCTCATGGGGCTGTTCGGCCTGCTGCAGTTCAACGTCATCCTCATCGGGATCGCCTTTTTCATCTACATCGGTGCCTCCGGCGAGGCCCAACAGACGGTGATGAACGCTGCCTTCGAGGGTGTCCGGGTCGACGACATCATGACCCGCGGCGAGGACGTTCACACCGTCTCCCCCGACACTTCGATCGCCGAGCTACTAGAACGGATGTTCTCCCAGCGTCACACCGGCTACCCGGTGATGGAAAACGACCGCCTCGTCGGGCTCGTTACCTTGTCCGACGCCCGCGGGGTCGACGCCGTCGAGCGCGACGCTTTCACCGTCGAGGACGTGATGACGCGCGATCTGGAAGTGATCGACCCGGACGCCGAGGCGATGGAGGCCCTTCAGCGGATGCAACAGAACCGGATCGGACGGCTGCTCGTCATCGAGAACGGTGAACTCGTCGGGTTGATCTCTCGGACCGATCTGATGACCGCGCTCAACATCATCAAATCGAGCGGGTCGATCGAGACCGCGAAACGGGCAGCCGACGAGCGTGGTCCCGATCACGACCAACCGCCCCAACCGGATAGCTCGGGCTCGGACCGGCAGTGGGAGCGGTAG
- a CDS encoding Hsp20 family protein, translated as MAMRRDPFEEMDRMFEQMRRSMSAWNGWDGHPSLSGDGQRDINLSLDTDEEGYVLLADMPGFEKEEIDLRYEDGMISIRATHETSSDDGTVAERHTRHAHEQLHVGDVIEAEITASYRNGVLEVHLPTREETTDDESRIDID; from the coding sequence ATGGCAATGCGACGAGACCCCTTCGAGGAGATGGACCGAATGTTCGAACAGATGCGCCGCTCGATGTCGGCGTGGAACGGCTGGGACGGACACCCCTCGCTCTCGGGCGACGGGCAGCGGGACATCAACCTCAGCCTCGACACCGACGAGGAGGGCTACGTCCTGCTCGCCGACATGCCCGGGTTCGAGAAAGAGGAGATCGACCTGCGATACGAGGACGGGATGATCTCGATTCGGGCGACCCATGAGACCAGTAGCGACGACGGGACCGTCGCCGAGCGACACACCCGTCACGCCCACGAGCAACTGCACGTCGGCGACGTGATCGAAGCGGAGATCACCGCGAGCTACCGCAACGGCGTCCTCGAGGTCCACCTCCCGACCCGCGAGGAGACCACCGACGACGAATCGCGCATCGACATCGACTAA
- a CDS encoding phosphohydrolase — MPEITVSDSLYRQLENAATEEDFESALWEMTYLFQRGNDPSE; from the coding sequence ATGCCAGAGATCACCGTCTCCGATTCGCTGTACCGTCAGCTCGAAAACGCCGCGACCGAGGAGGATTTCGAGTCGGCACTGTGGGAGATGACCTACCTATTCCAGCGCGGTAACGACCCATCGGAGTAA
- a CDS encoding DUF5814 domain-containing protein, which yields MAITDKIYVKNHRQLASQLETSIPKGAFKGATLDLLFQGEGLEKLDEASRERVLDFAQDFLDCGCDTNPYCGHPERKFMRYLLELRAGGLGPEAIVDVMSDDYMVYAYPGDVLSFLDDSVRTLEAVEALADVEDNDEVERAAGTKKRELSG from the coding sequence GTGGCGATCACCGACAAGATCTACGTCAAGAACCACCGCCAACTCGCCTCCCAGCTCGAGACGTCGATCCCTAAGGGCGCGTTCAAAGGGGCGACGCTCGACCTGCTGTTTCAAGGCGAGGGCTTGGAGAAGCTCGACGAGGCCTCCAGGGAGCGCGTACTCGATTTCGCACAGGACTTCCTGGACTGTGGCTGTGATACCAACCCCTACTGTGGGCATCCCGAACGCAAGTTCATGCGCTATCTCCTCGAACTCCGCGCCGGCGGGCTCGGCCCCGAGGCGATCGTCGACGTCATGAGCGACGACTACATGGTCTACGCCTACCCCGGTGACGTTCTCTCTTTCCTCGACGATTCGGTCCGCACCCTCGAAGCAGTTGAGGCGCTCGCTGACGTCGAGGACAACGACGAGGTCGAACGGGCCGCGGGGACGAAAAAGCGCGAGCTGTCGGGCTAG
- a CDS encoding ribbon-helix-helix protein, CopG family, with the protein MGNKNKTISFRVNEDAFETLREIAEERDISLSAVFRDYVDTLVAHNGQVQVIPENELTGETTEGFPPKVEVPKSFVREHERLELEAEHLREQLDEHKRYVTQLRRQLDNDEEIEEVVHLEELDRENGGDETEDPYRLG; encoded by the coding sequence ATGGGCAACAAGAACAAGACGATCTCGTTTCGCGTCAACGAGGACGCCTTCGAGACCCTACGGGAGATCGCAGAAGAGCGCGATATCTCGCTGTCGGCGGTGTTTCGCGACTACGTCGACACGCTGGTTGCCCACAACGGCCAGGTCCAAGTCATCCCCGAGAACGAACTCACCGGCGAGACGACCGAGGGGTTCCCACCGAAGGTCGAGGTGCCAAAGAGTTTCGTCCGCGAGCACGAGCGCCTCGAACTCGAAGCCGAACACCTCCGGGAGCAGCTCGACGAGCACAAACGCTACGTGACACAGTTGCGACGACAGCTCGACAATGACGAGGAGATCGAGGAAGTCGTCCATTTAGAAGAGCTCGACCGCGAAAACGGAGGGGACGAGACCGAGGACCCCTACAGGCTGGGCTAG